The Cygnus atratus isolate AKBS03 ecotype Queensland, Australia chromosome 7, CAtr_DNAZoo_HiC_assembly, whole genome shotgun sequence genome includes a window with the following:
- the NKX2-3 gene encoding homeobox protein Nkx-2.3 encodes MMLPSPVTSTPFSVKDILNLEQQQQDPHYGAQLPHHLEHHFHPAACLLAAADGARFSDGEEEEEEDKLSYLTAPGGQADARISTDSYVHAVLRGSCEAPGPGEELDPAARDPKSCALKKPLDAAEKPDEAERPKQRSRRKPRVLFSQAQVFELERRFKQQRYLSAPEREHLASSLKLTSTQVKIWFQNRRYKCKRQRQDKSLELGGPAAPPPPRRVAVPVLVRDGKPCLGGSQGYSSAYNGPYSYNGFPAYGYGNAASYNPGYGCTYPAGTGGASVQAACSPAAAAGPFVNVGGLGGFGGGGQPLHQAAAGPSCSQGALQGIRAW; translated from the exons ATGATGTTACCGAGCCCCGTCACCTCCACCCCCTTCTCTGTCAAAGACATCCTCaacctggagcagcagcagcaggacccgCACTATGGGGCCCAGCTCCCGCACCACCTGGAGCACCACTTCCACCCCGCCGCCTGCCTGCTGGCGGCCGCCGACGGCGCCCGCTTCTCCGACggcgaggaggaagaggaggaggacaagCTGTCCTACCTGACAGCGCCCGGCGGCCAGGCGGACGCGCGGATCTCCACCGACAGCTACGTGCACGCCGTGCTGCGCGGCTCCTGCGAGGCCCCCGGCCCGGGAGAGGAGCTGGACCCCGCGGCCCGCGACCCGA AGAGCTGCGCCCTGAAGAAGCCGCTGGACGCGGCGGAGAAGCCGGACGAGGCGGAGAGGCCGAAGCAGCGGAGCCGGAGGAAGCCGCGCGTCCTCTTCTCGCAGGCGCAGGTCTTCGAGCTGGAGCGGCGCTTCAAGCAGCAGCGTTACCTGTCGGCGCCCGAGCGGGAGCACCTGGCCAGCAGCCTCAAGCTCACCTCCACGCAGGTGAAGATCTGGTTCCAGAACCGGCGCTACAAGTGCAAGCGGCAGCGGCAGGACAAGTCGCTGGAGCtgggcggccccgcggccccgccgccgccgcgcaggGTGGCCGTGCCCGTGCTGGTCCGCGACGGCAAGCCGTGCCTCGGCGGCTCGCAGGGCTACAGCTCGGCGTACAACGGGCCCTACTCCTACAACGGCTTCCCCGCCTACGGCTACGGCAACGCCGCCTCCTACAACCCCGGCTACGGCTGCACCTACCCGGCGGGCACCGGCGGCGCCTCCGTGCAGGCCGCCTGcagcccggcggcggccgccggccccTTCGTGAACGTGGGCGGCCTGGGGGGCttcggcggcggcggccagcCCCTGCAccaggcggcggcggggccgtccTGCAGCCAGGGCGCACTGCAGGGCATCCGGGCCTGGTAG